A genomic region of Sulfurimonas hongkongensis contains the following coding sequences:
- a CDS encoding 2-carboxy-1,4-naphthoquinone phytyltransferase, with protein MNISDAIFEMELNGVDAKDIDSIVELCRDKGFNSELLDEELLKRGYPIIFNINYEEYDDFDDDYLTIEKFPYKNQYRD; from the coding sequence ATGAACATTTCTGATGCAATATTTGAGATGGAACTTAATGGTGTTGATGCTAAAGATATTGATAGCATCGTAGAACTCTGTCGTGACAAGGGTTTTAATAGTGAACTTTTAGATGAGGAACTTTTAAAAAGAGGATATCCTATAATCTTTAATATTAACTATGAAGAGTATGATGATTTTGATGATGATTATCTCACAATAGAGAAGTTTCCATATAAAAATCAGTATAGAGATTAG
- a CDS encoding universal stress protein, which produces MKQFKILVAIDFSKDSFIVLQRAMEFARKINGIVDVVHIVENSFFSPKKDINYIKEHILERLQLAFNDFDEKHFHCIKGNTKKEIAKVANILKSKLIIIGKSGETYRFSEVYMGSHTKHIVRSADVPVLVLKKESEISTKTILLPTDLSSKSAAAILEIAKLFPSAYLTLVHFFTIPFEARLNSYGFSDEDTIEYMTVMKDKSEKNLEQFVQTIDIPQGFRVSSKVRKSSLNPKLFDKEVEDIPHDILALHTTGRVSFYAFDILESSIENVLILKI; this is translated from the coding sequence ATGAAGCAATTTAAAATACTTGTTGCAATAGATTTTTCAAAAGATAGTTTTATAGTATTGCAAAGAGCTATGGAGTTTGCACGAAAAATAAACGGTATTGTAGATGTTGTTCATATAGTAGAGAACTCATTTTTTTCACCCAAAAAAGATATTAACTATATTAAAGAGCATATTTTAGAAAGACTACAGCTCGCATTTAATGACTTTGATGAAAAGCATTTTCACTGTATTAAAGGTAATACAAAAAAAGAGATTGCTAAAGTAGCTAATATTCTCAAATCCAAGCTCATCATTATTGGTAAAAGTGGAGAGACTTATAGGTTTAGCGAGGTCTATATGGGCTCGCATACAAAGCATATTGTAAGAAGTGCAGATGTTCCTGTCTTAGTTCTTAAAAAAGAGAGTGAGATTAGCACAAAGACTATTTTACTTCCTACTGACCTCTCTTCAAAATCAGCAGCGGCAATTTTAGAGATTGCAAAACTATTTCCTAGTGCTTATTTAACCCTTGTCCATTTTTTTACAATTCCCTTTGAAGCACGCCTCAATAGCTATGGTTTTAGCGATGAAGATACTATAGAGTATATGACCGTGATGAAAGATAAAAGTGAGAAAAATCTTGAACAATTTGTTCAAACAATAGATATCCCTCAAGGATTTAGAGTCTCCTCAAAAGTACGTAAAAGTTCTTTAAACCCAAAACTCTTTGATAAGGAAGTCGAAGATATTCCACATGATATACTTGCCCTGCATACTACAGGTAGAGTTAGCTTTTACGCTTTTGATATCCTTGAGAGTTCAATAGAAAATGTTTTAATTTTAAAAATATAA
- the rimK gene encoding 30S ribosomal protein S6--L-glutamate ligase, whose amino-acid sequence MRVYILSRNRNLYSTQRLVEAAELKGWEVRVIDYLKCSIEIMKGQLNINYLGSQLPVPDAIIPRIGASRTFYGAAMIRHFEMMDVFTTSGSLAVTRSRDKLRSLQILSKQGVDMPKTIFASNKSSAKDVIALSGGAPLILKILEGTQGVGVVLVDSEKAAKSVLDAFYGMDVNLLVQEFIEEAGGADIRVLIVGGEVVGAMKRQGADGDFRSNLHQGGHATAHKLTRKEKSTALAAAKAMGLGICGVDMIESARGPLVMEVNSSPGLEGIEKSTNIDIAGKIMDYIDANVTPRTDEASKKRKLKKDSIGV is encoded by the coding sequence ATGAGAGTCTATATACTATCAAGAAACAGAAATCTCTACTCCACACAAAGGCTTGTAGAGGCAGCTGAGCTAAAAGGCTGGGAGGTAAGAGTTATAGACTACTTAAAGTGTAGTATAGAGATTATGAAAGGACAACTCAACATTAACTATCTTGGTTCTCAGTTACCAGTTCCAGATGCCATCATCCCTAGAATTGGTGCTAGTAGAACTTTTTATGGAGCTGCTATGATTAGACATTTTGAGATGATGGATGTTTTTACTACATCTGGGAGTTTAGCTGTTACAAGAAGTAGAGATAAATTAAGAAGCCTGCAAATCCTCTCAAAACAAGGCGTAGATATGCCAAAGACTATCTTTGCATCTAATAAGTCAAGTGCAAAAGATGTTATAGCTTTAAGTGGTGGTGCACCTTTGATACTTAAGATATTAGAGGGAACACAAGGTGTTGGAGTAGTTTTAGTAGATAGCGAAAAAGCAGCAAAATCAGTCCTTGATGCTTTTTATGGCATGGATGTAAACTTGCTTGTTCAGGAGTTTATAGAAGAGGCGGGCGGGGCAGATATTCGTGTGTTGATAGTTGGTGGTGAAGTTGTTGGAGCTATGAAGCGTCAAGGTGCAGATGGAGACTTTAGATCAAACCTGCATCAGGGTGGACATGCAACCGCACATAAACTAACTCGTAAAGAGAAATCAACTGCATTAGCTGCTGCAAAAGCTATGGGGCTTGGCATCTGCGGGGTAGATATGATCGAATCAGCTCGTGGTCCACTTGTGATGGAAGTAAACTCATCGCCTGGGTTAGAGGGGATTGAGAAGTCTACAAACATAGATATAGCTGGAAAAATCATGGATTATATAGATGCAAATGTAACTCCAAGAACTGATGAAGCAAGCAAAAAAAGAAAGCTAAAAAAAGATAGCATAGGAGTATAA